From one Bos indicus isolate NIAB-ARS_2022 breed Sahiwal x Tharparkar chromosome 16, NIAB-ARS_B.indTharparkar_mat_pri_1.0, whole genome shotgun sequence genomic stretch:
- the ZBTB41 gene encoding zinc finger and BTB domain-containing protein 41, with translation MKKRRKVTSHLDEKIHLGYHKDSPEGNVVEECDQVTYAHSTERPAPEALRCYQELPPSPDQRKLLSSLQYNKNLLKYLNDDRQKQPSFCDLLIIVEGKEFSAHKVVVAVGSSYFHACLSKNPSTDVVTLDHVTHSVFQHLLEFLYTSEFFVYKYEIPLVLEAAKFLDIIDAVKLLNNENVATFQSELTEKSSPEETLSELTGRLSSNHQCKFCSRHFCYKKSLENHLSKTHRSLLLGKKHGLKMLERSFSTRRSKRNRKCPVKFEDTSDDEQESGDGSDNLNQDSFDKEKSDRNDSEDPGSEYNAEEDELEEEMSDEYSDTEEQSEKDQNDAEEEPEAGDSVGSIHEGLTPVIIQNSNKKILQCPKCDKTFDRIGKYESHTRVHTGEKPFECDICHQRYSTKSNLTVHRKKHSNETEFHKKEHKCPYCNKLHASKKTLAKHVKRFHPENAQEFISIKKTKSESWKCDICKKSFTRRPHLEEHMILHSQDKPFKCTYCEEHFKSRFARLKHQEKFHLGPFPCDICGRQFNDTGNLKRHIECTHGGKRKWTCFICGKSVRERTTLKEHLRIHSGEKPHLCSICGQSFRHGSSYRLHLRVHHDDKRYECDECGKTFIRHDHLTKHKKIHSGEKAHQCEECGKCFGRRDHLTVHYKSVHLGEKVWQKYKATFHQCDVCKKIFKGKSSLEMHFRTHSGEKPYKCQICNQSFRIKKTLTKHLVIHSDARPFNCQHCNATFKRKDKLKYHIDHVHGIKSPDDPLSASEEKLVSLPVEYSSDDKIFQTETKQYMEQPKVYQSEAKTMLQNVSAEVCVPVTLVPVQMPDTQGDLVRHTTTLPPPAHEILSPQPPATDYPRAADLAFLEKYTLTPQPANIVHPVRPEQMLDPREQSYLGTLLGLDNSTAVQNISNSEHHS, from the exons atgaagaagaggagaaaggttACTTCACATCTTGACGAGAAGATCCATCTAGGCTACCATAAAGATTCCCCGGAAGGAAATGTTGTAGAGGAGTGTGACCAAGTAACCTACGCTCATTCCACAGAAAGACCAGCTCCTGAAGCCCTACGCTGTTATCAGGAACTTCCTCCCTCCCCGGATCAGAGGAAACTTCTGAGTTCTTTGCAGTACAATAAGAACTTGCTGAAGTATTTGAATGATGACAGGCAGAAGCAACCGTCTTTCTGTGACTTACTTATCATagtagaaggaaaagaatttAGCGCCCATAAAGTTGTCGTTGCTGTTGGCAGTAGTTATTTCCATGCATGTTTGAGCAAAAATCCGAGCACGGATGTTGTCACCCTGGATCACGTAACGCACTCCGTTTTTCAGCATTTGCTTGAATTTCTTTACACATCAGAATTTTTTGTGTACAAATATGAAATCCCTCTTGTTTTAGAGGCTGCAAAGTTTCTGGATATTATAGATGCAGTTAAGCTGCTAAATAACGAAAATGTTGCCACTTTTCAGTCTGAGCTAACTGAAAAGTCATCACCAGAAGAAACACTAAGTGAATTAACTGGAAGACTATCAAGTAATCATCAGTGTAAATTCTGTAGTAGACATTTTTGTTATAAGAAGTCTTTAGAGAATCATTTGTCGAAAACCCATAGGTCCCTTTTATTAGGGAAAAAACATGGGttaaaaatgctggagagaagtTTTTCCACAAGAAGATCAAAACGGAATCGAAAGTGCCCTGTTAAGTTTGAGGACACCAGTGATGATGAGCAGGAAAGTGGTGATGGGTCAGACAATTTGAATCAAGACAGTTTTGATAAGGAAAAGTCAGATAGAAATGATTCTGAGGATCCCGGAAGTGAatataatgctgaagaagatgagctagaggaggaaatgtcagATGAATATTCTGACACtgaagaacagagtgaaaaagatCAGAATGATGCAGAAGAGGAGCCAGAGGCCGGTGATTCTGTTGGAAGCATTCATGAGGGGTTAACCCCTGTAATCATTCAGAACAGTAACAAAAAAATATTGCAGTGTCCCAAATGCGATAAGACATTTGACCGCATAG GGAAGTATGAGAGCCACACACGTGTTCACACAGGTGAGAAGCCCTTTGAGTGTGATATTTGTCACCAGCGCTATTCGACAAAGTCTAACCTAACTGTTCACAGAAAGAAGCACAGTAATGAAACAGAATTTCATAAGAAGGAGCACAAGTGCCCTTACTGTAATAAACTTCATGCAAGCAAGAAGACTTTAGCCAAGCATGTTAAGAG aTTTCATCCTGAAAATGCACAGGAATTTATATCCATTAAGAAGACTAAGAGTGAAAGTTGGAAATGTGAT ATTTGTAAGAAATCTTTTACTCGAAGACCACACTTGGAGGAACATATGATTCTCCATTCTCAAGACAAACCTTTTAAGTGCACCTATTGTGAAGAACATTTCAAATCACGATTTGCACGGTTGAAACATCAAGAAAAGTTCCATCTGG GTCCTTTCCCATGTGATATATGTGGTCGCCAGTTTAATGACACTGGAAATTTGAAACGCCATATAGAGTGTACTCATGGTGGAAAGAGAAAATGGACTTGCTTTATCTGTGGAAAATCAGTACGAGAAAG aactactttgaaagaacatttgagaaTCCATAGTGGAGAAAAGCCTCATCTCTGTAGTATCTGTGGACAAAGTTTTCGTCATGGAAGCTCATACAG actTCACTTACGAGTACATCATGATGATAAAAGATATGAGTGTGATGAATGTGGGAAAACGTTCATTCGTCATGATCACCTTACGAAGCACAAGAAGATACATTCAG GTGAGAAGGCTCATCAGTGTGAAGAATGTGGAAAATGCTTTGGCCGTAGGGATCATCTCACTGTTCATTATAAAAGTGTACACCTTGGAGAGAAGGTGTGGCAAAA atatAAAGCAACCTTTCATCAATGTGATGTTtgtaagaaaatttttaaaggcaaatcaAGTCTGGAAATGCATTTTCGGACACATTCAG GTGAAAAACCATACAAGTGTCAAATTTGCAATCAATCTTTTAGAATTAAGAAAACTTTAACAAAACACCTGGTCATTCATTCTGATGCCCGGCCTTTCAACTGTCAGCACTGTAATGCGACATTTAAACGGAAGGACAAGCTGAAATACCACATTGACCACGTTCACGGCATAAAGTCTCCCGATGACCCTCTCAGTGCTTCTGAGGAAAAACTCGTGTCCTTGCCGGTAGAGTACTCATCTGACGATAAAATCtttcaaacagaaacaaaacaatacaTGGAGCAGCCCAAAGTCTACCAGTCGGAAGCCAAGACCATGCTACAGAACGTGTCTGCCGAAGTGTGTGTCCCCGTGACGCTGGTCCCGGTGCAGATGCCTGACACGCAGGGTGACCTGGTGCGCCACACCACCACCCTCCCGCCCCCCGCTCACGAGATCTTGTCGCCACAGCCGCCGGCCACGGATTACCCTCGAGCCGCTGACCTAGCTTTTCTGGAGAAATACACACTTACTCCTCAGCCTGCAAATATAGTTCACCCAGTCCGACCCGAACAGATGCTCGATCCTAGAGAACAGTCTTACCTTGGAACGTTATTGGGCCTTGATAACTCCACTGCTGTACAAAACATATCTAATAGTGAGCATCATTCATGA